The following nucleotide sequence is from Chrysemys picta bellii isolate R12L10 unplaced genomic scaffold, ASM1138683v2 scaf2340, whole genome shotgun sequence.
GATTTGAGAAAATGAGCCCTTTCCCAAGGTTTAAAGGGCTCAAATGCGACAATGCATTCATTTAACTTTATACATGTAAGTAATGgtgctgaagtaaatgggatgttAATAtgtccttaaagttaagcatgtgcttaagcactgCAATGTTGCCAACGCAGTCACAAATTGAGTCAGTCCCCTCAAAAATCATGATTGTCTTAAaaacatgagattaaaaaaagcattttgagtTGTTTTCATTGGCCTTTTTTGAACATTTATTGTTTATACTTTATACTTTTTCTTTGCAGTCATGAGACCAAGAactgtactttttattttaaacaaaagctgagattctcatataatcacatgactcaAGAAGCAGAGGCTTTaccaaaaaacacaaaatattgtaCGACTAATGGTACAATTGCAAGAGTTTGCAGCACTAGTTCAGTTCAGAGCAGGGATCATTGtgtctaaagttaagcacctgcaaaTCTTTAGGGGCATAACTGGAGCCAGGAAATGGAGTCAGAAAATGGTAAGTGAAACCTGGCTCTGAATTAAAGATTGACATGTTAAAATCTGGGCGATTTCTGTTTTCTTCTGTCATTTCTAATAATGCTCCTGCTTTGGCTGGGAAATGTTCTCTCTCACACTTTTTGGGGTAGGACCATCACTGCCTCTCTGTGCAGTGTAGAGGGTGGAGCACAGTGTCAGTGTAACTCACTAGTGAATGTGTGTTACACGTCTCacctctctgcctgctctctcagacaagtctgttacagccccattTTATGAAGCTTTGGCAGTTTGTGCTTTTAGCACTGGAGGTCCACGGGTTGGTCCCCAGTATGTTAGCCAAGATGGCGGCCATCACCTCAGCACAAAGCAAATAGTTATTTATGTCCataaatattataaaaaaaagcaaatgttgaaAATCAGAGTTGCAGAGAAGGAGATacaattcctcctccctccccccacacgcacacactgTGCAGGGCAGAGCTCTCCCTAGGTTATTTCTTACCAGGTCTCAGTGTCTCAGAGAGTTTCTCAGCCAGATCTCTCCTGTTTATAGATTTCAGCACATTCACTGTCACTTCCGCCCCATAGTCCTCTCCATAGTAGCTGAGCAGGGATTGAGTCATGTCCACAGGTGATGCGTCCTCTAATTTACCCATGGGGATATTGTCATAGTCCCTCTTCAGCTTAAATTTGTTCAGTTTCAACTTGAATTTCTTGAGCTCATTCTTTGTCAGCTCTTCAAGAATGTCATGTAAGCAATCGCTCACTGCTTTCTCCATGGCATCTCCTTCCTCAGCTCTCTGAGCAGCCTGCGAGAGGAGAGACAAAACCAGGAAATggttcacagaaaaaaaatagcggAATAATCAgagcaaaactgaaactaaagggGTCTAAAGCACTCACCTCACATCAACCCCCTCCCTTCTTGCCTAGCGCTCCCTCCAGTCATGCAAACAAGAGTTGCTGCACATTCGCTTTCAATCACAAATGGAAACCCGCCCACAAAACACTACACTGGTCCTTCCTGAAACCAAGACAAAACTAGGTCAGGCCATTGGAACAAAATCTATCAGGTGAGAAtaggacagcaaatgtgaaaaatcgggacaggggatggggggggctaataggggcctatataagaaaaagacccaaaaatcgggactgtccctataaaatcgggacatctggtcaccctaggtgagaaGAACACAGAAGAAAAGAGCAGGGACAATAGTGGCACCATCCAACGTTTCCTTCTAACAGAAAAGGGAATGATTTTGATAGTACGATT
It contains:
- the LOC135980246 gene encoding apoptosis-associated speck-like protein containing a CARD, which codes for MQQRLAAQRAEEGDAMEKAVSDCLHDILEELTKNELKKFKLKLNKFKLKRDYDNIPMGKLEDASPVDMTQSLLSYYGEDYGAEVTVNVLKSINRRDLAEKLSETLRPGKK